The sequence below is a genomic window from Ignavibacteriales bacterium.
CCGGATGGAATGGGTACTTCAATTATTTACGGTATGCATGTTTTTGATGCTCAAAACCTTATCATTGCCGGCGGTTCAAGTCTTGTTTCAAGATCAACTGACGGGGGGGCAACATTCACTCCATTAACAGCTCCTTCGCCCTCAACAACATTATACACTGTGTACTTCCTGGATCACAGTGTAGGTTTTGTCGGCGGTACATCAGGAAGAGCCTGGAAAACAACAGACGGCGGATTTACATGGACACTTCTTACCACCGGAACTACACAGGCAATTATTGATTTTAAATTTTTGAATAATGATAAAGGATGGATGGGCGGCTGGACTGGAACAATGTTATATACTACCGATGGAGGAAATTCCTGGACAGATGCCTCAAGATTCAATTCAATTGGTGATGTGCAGTATATGACAATTGCTAATGGACTGTTATGGACTTGTGGTGAAGCTGGTAACATATTACGCGGTTATGCTGATGCAAGTGTTCCTGTTGAACTCCTGTCATTTAATGCAGCAGTTAGCGGAAATACAGTTCAATTGAATTGGCAGACTGCAAGTGAATTGAACAATTCAGGTTTCGATGTTGAAAGAAAATTATCAGGAGAGCAATTTGAAAAAATCGGATTTGTGCTGGGAAGAGGCACAACATCAGATCTGACAAACTATTCTTTTATTGATGAAAATATTCTGGGAGGAACGGTTACATACAGACTTAAGCAAATTGACTTCGACGGTACTTCAAAATATTCTAATGAAGTGATGGTTGATGTCATTTCTGTTTTCGAATATGCACTGGAACAGAATTATCCAAATCCGTTTAACCCTGTAACCAATATCTCTTATACAATTGCTTCACAATCAAAAGTACTGTTAAAAATATATAACAGCATTGGCGAAGAAGTTGTAACATTGGTTAATGGAGTGAAAGAACCCGGCAGGTATGCGGTATCATTCGATGCAGCATCAGTTTCAAGCGGAGTGTACTTCTACAAATTACAGGCGGGTGATTTTGTTTCAACAAGAAAAATGGTTCTCCTCAAATAATTAAAGTTGCTTAACAGGGGCGTACAATCCGTGCGCCTCTGTTTTTTATAATCGTTGCTGATAAGCAATTGATAAAAGTTGAAGTCGGGTTCTTTGTTCTTTATATTCAAACACACCACTTATAGAATTGTTCTCAGGTCACAATAAAATTATTAATTAAGATAATTAAGTGAACCGGCAGGATGTGTTAATGAAAATTCCGGTTAATAGGATGATAAACCTTGAGCGTAATTCTTGTTGATGCAAATGTTAAATGCCGGTTCACTGTTATAAAAACCAAAACGAGGCAAGCATGAATACCAGGGCGCTTACACTGATAGTCACAATTATTTCATTAATGGTTCTAAATTTCTCTGCACATACAAAAGCGCAGGTTCCTGATCCGGCTTTCAACCCTATGACAGCGCCAGGTGCAAAGGGAATAAGTTTAAATGGTCATATACTCTACTGGAATAACTCAAGTGGTACGACTTATAATGAGGTTTATTTCAGCCCTGATTCATTACTTGTTGCTAATCTGGATACCTCGGTAAAAGTAAAGAATGGTTATCCATCCACAATTTTTAATTCTTTCAATGTGAGTGAATTTGGGGTATTACAGTGGTATACAAAATATTTCTGGCGGGTTGTAGAACACAATTCATCAGGTAGTTCTTCTTCTGTTCTTTGGAATTTTACTTCAGTTCAATCTTATATTCTAGGTTATGATTTTAACTTTAATACTGGTTTAGATGGATGGCAGATTATTGGACCACAAGGTATAAGTAATTGGTACTGGTCAAATTCAACTCATACAAACTCGCAGCCGGGAGAAATTGTTTTTCGGTGGGATCCTGTTTTTATCGGGGATTCATATATAATGTCGGGGGAACTTCTTGCCCCAGCAGGATTGAATTTAGGTCTCAGTTTTAATTTTTATGAAGATTGGTGGTCAGATACGGTTATTGTTGGTTGCGGAATAACATCGGATAATGGTTCAACATGGTCGACAGTTTGGGATCTTCATGCAACAGGGAATGTCGGACCTGAAATGGTGATAATGGAAATTGAAGTGCCAGGAAATTTCAGGATTGGATTTTTTTACACAGGAAATTCGGACTTTATAGACTTCTTATATGTTGACAATATTATTATGGGAACGGCACTCACTCCGGCAACACCCCCCTATTTCTTACAGGCAAATGCAAGTGATTCAATACCGAAAGTAATTGTTAGTTGGGAACCCGGAGGCGCTCCCTCGGGGCTATATGGTTATGAACTTCAAAGAAAAATTGGATTACCTTCAAGCAACAATCCGTTTATAACTGTTGCCACAACTGATTTAGGTCCTCGCATATTTGAAGATTACAATGTAGTGCAAAATCAAACATATACTTATCGGGTAAAATCATTGATTATTGGTGCTGACAGTCATTATGGTAATGAGGCCACTGCCTACGTTCCGGCAATTGTTCCGGTAGAGTTAGTCAGTTTCAATGCAAACATTATTGAAGCCGGTGTGAATTTGAATTGGACTACAGCAACAGAAACAAACAACAGAGGATTTGATGTAGAGAGGAAGCGAGTCGTCAGTCTGCAGTCTTCAGTCAGCAATACTGAATGGGAAAGAATTGGTTTTGTTGAAGGAAGAGGAACAAGCACAGAAGCACAAACCTATTCGTTTGTTGATGAAGAGGTGTCATCGGGAAAGTATCAGTTCAGATTAAAACAGATAGACTTTGATGGAAGTTATGAGTATTCAAATGTAGTTGAAGTTGATGTAAATCTTATAACGGAATTCTTACTTGAGCAGAATTATCCAAATCCATTTAACCCGACAACAAAGATAAGCTGGCAATTGCCAGTCGGTAGCTATCAAACAATAAAGGTGTATGATGTATTGGGAAATGAAGTTGCCACAGTTGCTGATGAATACAGAGAAGCGGGAAAATATGAGATAGAGTTTGAAGCAGGTAACTTATCAAGCGGAGTTTATTACTATCAACTTTTATCAGGTGATTTGTTACTAACAAAAAAAATGCTTTTACTTAAATAATCTAAGTTTTCAAGACTTGTAATTATTAGTTATATCACTCTAATTCATAAATGCGGGGAAAAAATGAGAAAGATAATTTCAATTATTCTATTCATCTCTGTTCTGACAGACGCACAAATAGTTTTTGAGCCCACCTATAATTTATCAAACACTCCGAGTGCAACTTCGGATTACCACTCGGTTTATTCATTTGATATGTTCTACTATGTTGTTTGGGGTGATAACGGCGAAATAAAGTTTAAAGGTTCAAACAACTGGGGTTTAAGTTGGACCAGTAATGTTACAATTTCAAACACATCAAATATTTGCGGGTACCCTGTTATTGCTGGTGTTAGTATGAATAATATTTATGTTCTCTATCACACTTTAGCTGCGGGCGGGAATTATGAAATAGTATTTCAGCATTCTACCAATAGCGGCTCGTCCTGGTCCGCGATGCAAAAAATTTCCGGAACGGCATCCGCAATTACACCGCAGCTGATTTTAATTGGATATACCTTGTACGCAGTCTGGGAGGAAAGACCAAATAATAATTATGAAATTTATTTTTCAAAATATTCCATTCTTAATAATACCTGGTCAGTTCCGCAGAATATTTCAAATACATCTACAACCTCAAGATGGGTACAACTTCAGGGTGATGGGCAAAATCTGTATTGCGCGTGGATAGAAACTTCGACTTATCCTCTCAGCGATATTTACTTCTGCAAATCCACAAACGGGGGTGATAACTGGACAACACCAGCTAATATCACAAATGATGACCGTCCACAAAACAGAATTTTTATGAAGTATGATTACACAAATAGACTATACATTGCGTCAGATGATATTATAACATTTAATTTTGATGAAATATATTTATTAAAAACATCAGATGGTGGAGAGACCTGGTCAACTCCCATTAACATCACAAACAATTCCGGTAATTCAAATACTCCCTGTATTGAAACACTTGGAGACCACATTTTTTTCACCTGGTCTGATAATACACATTCAGCACCGGCTTACGATAACTCTGATATCTTTTACAAATTATCTTTTGATGGTGGTATTACATGGATTGATTCAATGAATCTTTCGAACAATTCCGAAACATCATCACGACCACGCATTTGTTATGGATGGGATGGTCCAATCCCGGCTCCGTATATAAGACAAACTGTTGTTTGGTATGACTATTCTACTGGTGATGCAGAACTGCTTGCAAGAAACGGAATATACCAGTTTGTCCCGGTTGAACTTGTTTCATTCACAGCATCAGTAGATAAAAATAATGTTGGACTCAAGTGGGTCACCGCCACAGAAATAAACAACAGGGGATTTGATGTAGAGAAGAGAATAGCAGGCAGTAGTCAATATTCATCAGGCAATAATGATTGGCGTTCGATAGGATTCGTTGAAGGAAAAGGAACAACCACAGAAGCGCAATCATATTCGTTTGTAGATGAAGAAGTAATGACAGGAAAATATCAGTATAGATTAAAACAGATAGACTTTGATGGAAGTTATGAGTATTCAAATGTAGTTGAAGTGGAAGTGAATCTTATAACGGAATTCTTACTTGAGCAGAATTATCCAAATCCATTTAACCCGACAACAAAGATAAGCTGGCAATTGCCAGTCGGTAGCTTTCAAACAATAAAGGTGTATGATGTATT
It includes:
- a CDS encoding T9SS type A sorting domain-containing protein, translating into MTGKYQYRLKQIDFDGSYEYSNVVEVEVNLITEFLLEQNYPNPFNPTTKISWQLPVGSFQTIKVYDVLGNEVATLVDEYREAGKYEIEFEAGNLSSGVYFYKLQTESFIQVRKLTVLK
- a CDS encoding T9SS type A sorting domain-containing protein; the encoded protein is MGTALTPATPPYFLQANASDSIPKVIVSWEPGGAPSGLYGYELQRKIGLPSSNNPFITVATTDLGPRIFEDYNVVQNQTYTYRVKSLIIGADSHYGNEATAYVPAIVPVELVSFNANIIEAGVNLNWTTATETNNRGFDVERKRVVSLQSSVSNTEWERIGFVEGRGTSTEAQTYSFVDEEVSSGKYQFRLKQIDFDGSYEYSNVVEVDVNLITEFLLEQNYPNPFNPTTKISWQLPVGSYQTIKVYDVLGNEVATVADEYREAGKYEIEFEAGNLSSGVYYYQLLSGDLLLTKKMLLLK